A single region of the Brassica rapa cultivar Chiifu-401-42 chromosome A03, CAAS_Brap_v3.01, whole genome shotgun sequence genome encodes:
- the LOC117132807 gene encoding uncharacterized protein LOC117132807 codes for MAKKNPPKNKASHRVPTGSTPSRSIASNSSTKASTEPASAVANQTSFVAALPEIPAPLSSTAPGGATEVDLSISVPDSSTAAVASLPKDVTVERENPSMVSHQAVAANLLSPETCANKMESPKAVILATVSNPSSVPTVSVDNNRVPILAISAVTGGSPPSSSDQLGGSQEQLQQRKSSADIWKGFVKPTKLKLQPKETPYTLESGEACVTIPNAVVEKNKKAWECFILGQFYEEAPPRGAVHAIVNGIWSKQRRDISVSKMEGNAFLLRVPCPNARRRILSQPLWQIDGQTMFVAKWAPGLQQVKPELEMVPVWLEFTGVPLQFFNKDALQEIAGIVGHPVCLHPSTANLTNIEVAKVYTVIDPRKPIPKFVNARFESGDTRRIGVSSPWLPSLCSYCKKVGHSISRCKAAPKTCALCNSVKHPTSACPRGQGVPVKDKGKAPIKSLLPITPKRKKLKTVYREVLKSVPPVSSNHPPSLPAAAPLEHHAGQSEFPLGALKPPRADIASTSKTPSNELSKITVHDLSTGSLCVDLSGTFETSLTSQSSGSGDSTSDMDSLTEEEENPEDKFIEVFAKRYKQRQKAKARARGPLIL; via the coding sequence ATGGCAAAGAAAAACCCCCCCAAAAACAAAGCCTCTCATCGTGTCCCCACTGGATCGACACCCTCTCGTTCTATTGCGTCGAACTCGTCGACGAAAGCTTCGACTGAGCCAGCCTCTGCCGTTGCAAATCAGACCAGTTTCGTTGCTGCTCTGCCTGAAATACCTGCTCCTCTGTCTTCTACCGCGCCCGGTGGAGCCACTGAAGTAGATCTGTCAATTTCGGTGCCTGATTCTTCTACAGCCGCCGTCGCGTCACTACCTAAAGATGTTACTGTCGAACGTGAGAATCCTTCAATGGTATCTCATCAAGCTGTTGCCGCCAATCTTCTGAGTCCAGAGACTTGCGCCAACAAAATGGAAAGCCCCAAAGCTGTGATCCTAGCTACAGTGTCAAATCCGAGTTCTGTACCTACGGTTTCTGTTGATAACAACAGAGTtccaattttggccatctctgCTGTAACCGGTGGTAGCCCACCTTCATCCTCCGACCAGTTAGGTGGTTCGCAGGAACAGTTGCAACAAAGGAAGTCTTCAGCTGATATTTGGAAAGGTTTTGTAAAACCGACAAAACTAAAGCTGCAGCCGAAGGAAACTCCTTACACTTTGGAATCTGGTGAAGCTTGTGTCACTATCCCTAATGCTGTAgtggagaaaaataaaaaagcttGGGAGTGTTTCATTCTTGGGCAGTTTTACGAGGAGGCTCCGCCCCGCGGAGCGGTTCATGCGATAGTTAATGGTATATGGAGCAAGCAGAGAAGAGACATTTCAGTTTCAAAAATGGAAGGAAATGCTTTTCTTCTCAGAGTTCCCTGTCCAAATGCGAGGCGTCGAATCCTGAGTCAGCCACTTTGGCAAATTGACGGACAGACAATGTTTGTAGCCAAATGGGCACCAGGCTTGCAACAGGTTAAACCTGAGCTGGAAATGGTTCCTGTATGGTTGGAATTCACGGGAGTTCCTCTTCAGTTCTTCAACAAAGATGCCCTTCAAGAGATTGCAGGCATAGTGGGCCATCCAGTCTGTCTGCACCCTTCGACTGCAAACTTGACAAACATTGAGGTCGCCAAGGTCTACACTGTGATTGATCCGAGGAAGCCTATACCAAAGTTTGTGAATGCAAGGTTTGAGAGTGGTGATACCCGACGCATTGGAGTATCAAGCCCATGGCTTCCTTCTTTATGTTCTTACTGCAAGAAAGTGGGTCATAGTATATCACGCTGCAAGGCTGCTCCTAAAACCTGCGCATTGTGTAATTCAGTAAAGCACCCAACTTCGGCTTGTCCAAGAGGGCAGGGTGTTCCTGTCAAGGACAAAGGCAAGGCTCCAATAAAGAGTCTGCTGCCTATTACTCCCAAAAGGAAGAAGTTGAAGACAGTGTACAGAGAAGTGTTGAAATCCGTCCCACCGGTCTCTTCCAATCACCCTCCTTCTCTTCCTGCTGCTGCGCCCTTGGAACACCATGCAGGACAATCAGAATTTCCCTTAGGAGCTCTGAAGCCTCCTCGTGCGGATATTGCTTCTACTTCGAAAACTCCATCAAATGAGCTCTCAAAAATCACTGTCCATGACTTGAGTACGGGATCCCTCTGTGTTGATCTCTCAGGTACTTTTGAGACCTCATTGACGTCACAATCGTCTGGATCAGGAGATTCTACCTCGGATATGGATTCATTGacagaagaagaggaaaaccCTGAGGATAAATTCATTGAAGTTTTTGCGAAAAGATACAAGCAGAGACAGAAGGCGAAGGCTAGGGCTAGAGGCCCTTTAATCCTCTAa